The following proteins are encoded in a genomic region of Hippopotamus amphibius kiboko isolate mHipAmp2 chromosome 8, mHipAmp2.hap2, whole genome shotgun sequence:
- the CASTOR1 gene encoding cytosolic arginine sensor for mTORC1 subunit 1 isoform X6: MTSEELPPSEFLQVAEATWLVLNVSSHSGAAVQAAGVTKIARSVITPLAEHHVSVLMLSTYQTDFILVREQDLSVVIHTLAQEFDIYREVGGEPVPVARDDSSNGFPRAQHGPSPTVHPIQSPQNRFCVLTLDPETLPAIATTLIDVLFYSHSPPKETASSGPGSSSITFFAFSLIEGYISIVMDAETQKKFPSDLLLTSSSGELWRMVRIGGQPLGFDECGIVAQIAGPLAAADISAYYISTFNFDHALVPEDGIDSVIEVLQRRQESLGS; encoded by the exons ATGACCAGTGAGG AACTGCCCCCATCTGAGTTCCTGCAAGTGGCTGAGGCCACGTGGCTGGTGCTGAACGTGTCATCCCACAGCGGCGCAGCTGTGCAGGCTGCCGGGGTCACCAAGATCGCTCGCTCAGTAATCACACCGCTGGCCGAGCACCATGTGTCCGTGCTGATGCTGTCCACCTACCAGACAGACTTCATCCTG GTGCGAGAGCAGGACCTGTCCGTGGTGATCCACACACTGGCCCAGGAGTTTGACATTTACCGAGAGGTGGGCGGGGAGCCTGTGCCTGTTGCCAGGGATGATTCCAGCAATGGCTTTCCCCGTGCCCAGCATG GACCCAGCCCCACAGTGCATCCCATCCAGAGCCCACAGAACCGTTTCTGTGTCCTCACGCTGGACCCTGAGACGCTGCCAGCCATTGCCACCACCCTCATCGATGTCCTCTTCTACTCACACAG TCCCCCTAAGGAGACAGCCTCCAGTGGTCCTGGATCCAGCTCCATCACCTTCTTTGCTTTCTCCCTCATCGAGGGCTACATCTCCATTGTCATGGATGCTGAGACACAGAAAAA GTTCCCCAGTGACCTGCTGCTGACCAGCTCCTCGGGGGAGCTGTGGAGGATGGTGCGCATTGGCGGACAGCCCCTGGGCTTCG ATGAGTGTGGGATCGTGGCCCAGATCGCAGGTCCTCTGGCTGCAGCCGACATCTCTGCCTACTACATCAGTACCTTCAACTTCGACCATGCCCTG gtgcccgaggacGGCATCGACAGTGTCATCGAGGTCCTCCAGCGCCGGCAGGAGAGCCTGGGGTCCTGA
- the CASTOR1 gene encoding cytosolic arginine sensor for mTORC1 subunit 1 isoform X1, which produces MELHILEHRVRVLSLARPGLWLYTHPLIKLLFLPRRSRLKMPPPPTRCKFFSLTETPEDYTLMVDEEGFKELPPSEFLQVAEATWLVLNVSSHSGAAVQAAGVTKIARSVITPLAEHHVSVLMLSTYQTDFILVREQDLSVVIHTLAQEFDIYREVGGEPVPVARDDSSNGFPRAQHGPSPTVHPIQSPQNRFCVLTLDPETLPAIATTLIDVLFYSHSPPKETASSGPGSSSITFFAFSLIEGYISIVMDAETQKKFPSDLLLTSSSGELWRMVRIGGQPLGFDECGIVAQIAGPLAAADISAYYISTFNFDHALVPEDGIDSVIEVLQRRQESLGS; this is translated from the exons ATGGAGCTGCACATCCTAGAGCACCGGGTGCGGGTGCTGAGCCTCGCCCGCCCTGGTCTCTGGCTCTACACCCACCCGCTCATCAAGCTGCTCTTCCTGCCCCGCCGAAGCCG GCTGAAGatgcccccgcccccaaccagGTGCAAGTTCTTCAGCCTGACGGAGACCCCCGAGGATTACACGCTCATGGTGGACGAGGAGGGCTTCaaag AACTGCCCCCATCTGAGTTCCTGCAAGTGGCTGAGGCCACGTGGCTGGTGCTGAACGTGTCATCCCACAGCGGCGCAGCTGTGCAGGCTGCCGGGGTCACCAAGATCGCTCGCTCAGTAATCACACCGCTGGCCGAGCACCATGTGTCCGTGCTGATGCTGTCCACCTACCAGACAGACTTCATCCTG GTGCGAGAGCAGGACCTGTCCGTGGTGATCCACACACTGGCCCAGGAGTTTGACATTTACCGAGAGGTGGGCGGGGAGCCTGTGCCTGTTGCCAGGGATGATTCCAGCAATGGCTTTCCCCGTGCCCAGCATG GACCCAGCCCCACAGTGCATCCCATCCAGAGCCCACAGAACCGTTTCTGTGTCCTCACGCTGGACCCTGAGACGCTGCCAGCCATTGCCACCACCCTCATCGATGTCCTCTTCTACTCACACAG TCCCCCTAAGGAGACAGCCTCCAGTGGTCCTGGATCCAGCTCCATCACCTTCTTTGCTTTCTCCCTCATCGAGGGCTACATCTCCATTGTCATGGATGCTGAGACACAGAAAAA GTTCCCCAGTGACCTGCTGCTGACCAGCTCCTCGGGGGAGCTGTGGAGGATGGTGCGCATTGGCGGACAGCCCCTGGGCTTCG ATGAGTGTGGGATCGTGGCCCAGATCGCAGGTCCTCTGGCTGCAGCCGACATCTCTGCCTACTACATCAGTACCTTCAACTTCGACCATGCCCTG gtgcccgaggacGGCATCGACAGTGTCATCGAGGTCCTCCAGCGCCGGCAGGAGAGCCTGGGGTCCTGA
- the CASTOR1 gene encoding cytosolic arginine sensor for mTORC1 subunit 1 isoform X4, with the protein MELHILEHRVRVLSLARPGLWLYTHPLIKLLFLPRRSRCKFFSLTETPEDYTLMVDEEGFKELPPSEFLQVAEATWLVLNVSSHSGAAVQAAGVTKIARSVITPLAEHHVSVLMLSTYQTDFILVREQDLSVVIHTLAQEFDIYREVGGEPVPVARDDSSNGFPRAQHGPSPTVHPIQSPQNRFCVLTLDPETLPAIATTLIDVLFYSHRFPSDLLLTSSSGELWRMVRIGGQPLGFDECGIVAQIAGPLAAADISAYYISTFNFDHALVPEDGIDSVIEVLQRRQESLGS; encoded by the exons ATGGAGCTGCACATCCTAGAGCACCGGGTGCGGGTGCTGAGCCTCGCCCGCCCTGGTCTCTGGCTCTACACCCACCCGCTCATCAAGCTGCTCTTCCTGCCCCGCCGAAGCCG GTGCAAGTTCTTCAGCCTGACGGAGACCCCCGAGGATTACACGCTCATGGTGGACGAGGAGGGCTTCaaag AACTGCCCCCATCTGAGTTCCTGCAAGTGGCTGAGGCCACGTGGCTGGTGCTGAACGTGTCATCCCACAGCGGCGCAGCTGTGCAGGCTGCCGGGGTCACCAAGATCGCTCGCTCAGTAATCACACCGCTGGCCGAGCACCATGTGTCCGTGCTGATGCTGTCCACCTACCAGACAGACTTCATCCTG GTGCGAGAGCAGGACCTGTCCGTGGTGATCCACACACTGGCCCAGGAGTTTGACATTTACCGAGAGGTGGGCGGGGAGCCTGTGCCTGTTGCCAGGGATGATTCCAGCAATGGCTTTCCCCGTGCCCAGCATG GACCCAGCCCCACAGTGCATCCCATCCAGAGCCCACAGAACCGTTTCTGTGTCCTCACGCTGGACCCTGAGACGCTGCCAGCCATTGCCACCACCCTCATCGATGTCCTCTTCTACTCACACAG GTTCCCCAGTGACCTGCTGCTGACCAGCTCCTCGGGGGAGCTGTGGAGGATGGTGCGCATTGGCGGACAGCCCCTGGGCTTCG ATGAGTGTGGGATCGTGGCCCAGATCGCAGGTCCTCTGGCTGCAGCCGACATCTCTGCCTACTACATCAGTACCTTCAACTTCGACCATGCCCTG gtgcccgaggacGGCATCGACAGTGTCATCGAGGTCCTCCAGCGCCGGCAGGAGAGCCTGGGGTCCTGA
- the CASTOR1 gene encoding cytosolic arginine sensor for mTORC1 subunit 1 isoform X2, giving the protein MELHILEHRVRVLSLARPGLWLYTHPLIKLLFLPRRSRCKFFSLTETPEDYTLMVDEEGFKELPPSEFLQVAEATWLVLNVSSHSGAAVQAAGVTKIARSVITPLAEHHVSVLMLSTYQTDFILVREQDLSVVIHTLAQEFDIYREVGGEPVPVARDDSSNGFPRAQHGPSPTVHPIQSPQNRFCVLTLDPETLPAIATTLIDVLFYSHSPPKETASSGPGSSSITFFAFSLIEGYISIVMDAETQKKFPSDLLLTSSSGELWRMVRIGGQPLGFDECGIVAQIAGPLAAADISAYYISTFNFDHALVPEDGIDSVIEVLQRRQESLGS; this is encoded by the exons ATGGAGCTGCACATCCTAGAGCACCGGGTGCGGGTGCTGAGCCTCGCCCGCCCTGGTCTCTGGCTCTACACCCACCCGCTCATCAAGCTGCTCTTCCTGCCCCGCCGAAGCCG GTGCAAGTTCTTCAGCCTGACGGAGACCCCCGAGGATTACACGCTCATGGTGGACGAGGAGGGCTTCaaag AACTGCCCCCATCTGAGTTCCTGCAAGTGGCTGAGGCCACGTGGCTGGTGCTGAACGTGTCATCCCACAGCGGCGCAGCTGTGCAGGCTGCCGGGGTCACCAAGATCGCTCGCTCAGTAATCACACCGCTGGCCGAGCACCATGTGTCCGTGCTGATGCTGTCCACCTACCAGACAGACTTCATCCTG GTGCGAGAGCAGGACCTGTCCGTGGTGATCCACACACTGGCCCAGGAGTTTGACATTTACCGAGAGGTGGGCGGGGAGCCTGTGCCTGTTGCCAGGGATGATTCCAGCAATGGCTTTCCCCGTGCCCAGCATG GACCCAGCCCCACAGTGCATCCCATCCAGAGCCCACAGAACCGTTTCTGTGTCCTCACGCTGGACCCTGAGACGCTGCCAGCCATTGCCACCACCCTCATCGATGTCCTCTTCTACTCACACAG TCCCCCTAAGGAGACAGCCTCCAGTGGTCCTGGATCCAGCTCCATCACCTTCTTTGCTTTCTCCCTCATCGAGGGCTACATCTCCATTGTCATGGATGCTGAGACACAGAAAAA GTTCCCCAGTGACCTGCTGCTGACCAGCTCCTCGGGGGAGCTGTGGAGGATGGTGCGCATTGGCGGACAGCCCCTGGGCTTCG ATGAGTGTGGGATCGTGGCCCAGATCGCAGGTCCTCTGGCTGCAGCCGACATCTCTGCCTACTACATCAGTACCTTCAACTTCGACCATGCCCTG gtgcccgaggacGGCATCGACAGTGTCATCGAGGTCCTCCAGCGCCGGCAGGAGAGCCTGGGGTCCTGA
- the CASTOR1 gene encoding cytosolic arginine sensor for mTORC1 subunit 1 isoform X3 has protein sequence MELHILEHRVRVLSLARPGLWLYTHPLIKLLFLPRRSRLKMPPPPTRCKFFSLTETPEDYTLMVDEEGFKELPPSEFLQVAEATWLVLNVSSHSGAAVQAAGVTKIARSVITPLAEHHVSVLMLSTYQTDFILVREQDLSVVIHTLAQEFDIYREVGGEPVPVARDDSSNGFPRAQHGPSPTVHPIQSPQNRFCVLTLDPETLPAIATTLIDVLFYSHRFPSDLLLTSSSGELWRMVRIGGQPLGFDECGIVAQIAGPLAAADISAYYISTFNFDHALVPEDGIDSVIEVLQRRQESLGS, from the exons ATGGAGCTGCACATCCTAGAGCACCGGGTGCGGGTGCTGAGCCTCGCCCGCCCTGGTCTCTGGCTCTACACCCACCCGCTCATCAAGCTGCTCTTCCTGCCCCGCCGAAGCCG GCTGAAGatgcccccgcccccaaccagGTGCAAGTTCTTCAGCCTGACGGAGACCCCCGAGGATTACACGCTCATGGTGGACGAGGAGGGCTTCaaag AACTGCCCCCATCTGAGTTCCTGCAAGTGGCTGAGGCCACGTGGCTGGTGCTGAACGTGTCATCCCACAGCGGCGCAGCTGTGCAGGCTGCCGGGGTCACCAAGATCGCTCGCTCAGTAATCACACCGCTGGCCGAGCACCATGTGTCCGTGCTGATGCTGTCCACCTACCAGACAGACTTCATCCTG GTGCGAGAGCAGGACCTGTCCGTGGTGATCCACACACTGGCCCAGGAGTTTGACATTTACCGAGAGGTGGGCGGGGAGCCTGTGCCTGTTGCCAGGGATGATTCCAGCAATGGCTTTCCCCGTGCCCAGCATG GACCCAGCCCCACAGTGCATCCCATCCAGAGCCCACAGAACCGTTTCTGTGTCCTCACGCTGGACCCTGAGACGCTGCCAGCCATTGCCACCACCCTCATCGATGTCCTCTTCTACTCACACAG GTTCCCCAGTGACCTGCTGCTGACCAGCTCCTCGGGGGAGCTGTGGAGGATGGTGCGCATTGGCGGACAGCCCCTGGGCTTCG ATGAGTGTGGGATCGTGGCCCAGATCGCAGGTCCTCTGGCTGCAGCCGACATCTCTGCCTACTACATCAGTACCTTCAACTTCGACCATGCCCTG gtgcccgaggacGGCATCGACAGTGTCATCGAGGTCCTCCAGCGCCGGCAGGAGAGCCTGGGGTCCTGA
- the CASTOR1 gene encoding cytosolic arginine sensor for mTORC1 subunit 1 isoform X5, whose product MVDEEGFKELPPSEFLQVAEATWLVLNVSSHSGAAVQAAGVTKIARSVITPLAEHHVSVLMLSTYQTDFILVREQDLSVVIHTLAQEFDIYREVGGEPVPVARDDSSNGFPRAQHGPSPTVHPIQSPQNRFCVLTLDPETLPAIATTLIDVLFYSHSPPKETASSGPGSSSITFFAFSLIEGYISIVMDAETQKKFPSDLLLTSSSGELWRMVRIGGQPLGFDECGIVAQIAGPLAAADISAYYISTFNFDHALVPEDGIDSVIEVLQRRQESLGS is encoded by the exons ATGGTGGACGAGGAGGGCTTCaaag AACTGCCCCCATCTGAGTTCCTGCAAGTGGCTGAGGCCACGTGGCTGGTGCTGAACGTGTCATCCCACAGCGGCGCAGCTGTGCAGGCTGCCGGGGTCACCAAGATCGCTCGCTCAGTAATCACACCGCTGGCCGAGCACCATGTGTCCGTGCTGATGCTGTCCACCTACCAGACAGACTTCATCCTG GTGCGAGAGCAGGACCTGTCCGTGGTGATCCACACACTGGCCCAGGAGTTTGACATTTACCGAGAGGTGGGCGGGGAGCCTGTGCCTGTTGCCAGGGATGATTCCAGCAATGGCTTTCCCCGTGCCCAGCATG GACCCAGCCCCACAGTGCATCCCATCCAGAGCCCACAGAACCGTTTCTGTGTCCTCACGCTGGACCCTGAGACGCTGCCAGCCATTGCCACCACCCTCATCGATGTCCTCTTCTACTCACACAG TCCCCCTAAGGAGACAGCCTCCAGTGGTCCTGGATCCAGCTCCATCACCTTCTTTGCTTTCTCCCTCATCGAGGGCTACATCTCCATTGTCATGGATGCTGAGACACAGAAAAA GTTCCCCAGTGACCTGCTGCTGACCAGCTCCTCGGGGGAGCTGTGGAGGATGGTGCGCATTGGCGGACAGCCCCTGGGCTTCG ATGAGTGTGGGATCGTGGCCCAGATCGCAGGTCCTCTGGCTGCAGCCGACATCTCTGCCTACTACATCAGTACCTTCAACTTCGACCATGCCCTG gtgcccgaggacGGCATCGACAGTGTCATCGAGGTCCTCCAGCGCCGGCAGGAGAGCCTGGGGTCCTGA
- the OSM gene encoding oncostatin-M, giving the protein MWAQSMQRTPLSLVLGLLFLSTAATGKCSGKYQDLLLQLQRQADLMQDTSTLLDPYIRIQGLDKPGLKGHCREHPGAFPSEDALRGLSRQDFLRTLNTTLGLVLHRLTALQQDLPEAQHLARLNIRGFRSNLHCMSQVLRGSSEAETPEPTQPVPGPTPPPTPPSDAFQYKLKGCRFLRGYHRFMHSAGQVLRAWGEGRSRSRRHSPQLALQTGAQRLRPFRRDRRLMPRGQPPR; this is encoded by the exons ATGTGGGCACAGAGTATGCAGAGGACACCGCTCA GTCTGGTCCTCGGACTCCTGTTCCTGAGCACGGCGGCCACAGGCAAGTGCTCAGGCAAGTaccaggacctcctcctgcagctccaaCGTCAGGCGGACCTCATGCAGGACACCAGCACGCTTCTGGACCCCTAT ATCCGCATCCAAGGTCTGGACAAGCCAGGACTGAAGGGGCACTGCCGGGAGCACCCCGGGGCCTTCCCCAGTGAGGATGCCCTGCGGGGGCTCAGCAGGCAGGACTTCCTGCGGACCCTCAACACCACGCTGGGCCTCGTCCTGCACAGACTGACCGCCCTGCAGCAGGACCTCCCTGAAGCCCAGCACCTGGCGAGGCTGAACATCCGCGGGTTCAGGAGTAACCTCCACTGCATGTCTCAGGTGCTGCGCGGCTCGTCGGAGGCAGAGACACCTGAGCCCACTCAGCCGGTCCCGGGGCCCACGCCGCCGCCCACGCCGCCCTCAGACGCCTTCCAGTACAAGCTGAAGGGCTGCAGATTCCTGCGCGGCTACCATCGTTTCATGCACTCGGCGGGGCAGGTCCTCCGGGCGTGGGGGGAgggccggagccggagccggagacACAGCCCCCAGCTGGCCCTGCAGACGGGGGCCCAGAGGCTGCGGCCCTTCCGGAGGGACAGGAGACTCATGCCCAGGGGCCAGCCGCCCCGGTAG